A window of the Halopseudomonas phragmitis genome harbors these coding sequences:
- a CDS encoding FKBP-type peptidyl-prolyl cis-trans isomerase, with the protein MTLSFDNDAQRVSYGIGRQMGDQLAGSNIPDLSIDAVVAGLRDAFAGQPSQVEEAALQAAFQALQEKMQAVAEQAAQAARQAGVDYLADNAKREGVVTLPSGLQYEVVSEGTGATPTASSTVQTHYEGTLISGEVFDSSYKRGQPAEFPVGGVIAGWTEALQLMKEGAKWRLYIPSELAYGARAAGSIPPHSTLVFDIELLKVL; encoded by the coding sequence ATGACCCTGAGTTTTGACAACGACGCCCAGCGCGTCAGCTATGGTATCGGTCGCCAGATGGGCGATCAGCTGGCTGGCAGCAATATCCCTGATCTGAGCATTGATGCTGTGGTTGCCGGTCTGCGCGATGCCTTTGCTGGTCAGCCGAGCCAAGTTGAGGAAGCTGCGCTGCAGGCTGCCTTCCAGGCATTGCAGGAAAAGATGCAGGCAGTAGCCGAGCAGGCCGCTCAGGCTGCGCGTCAGGCGGGCGTGGACTATCTGGCGGACAACGCCAAGCGTGAAGGTGTCGTAACCCTGCCGTCAGGTCTGCAGTATGAGGTTGTCAGCGAAGGTACTGGCGCCACCCCAACTGCCAGCTCGACTGTGCAGACTCACTACGAAGGCACTCTGATCAGCGGCGAGGTGTTCGATAGCTCCTACAAGCGCGGCCAGCCCGCCGAATTCCCGGTTGGTGGCGTAATTGCCGGCTGGACCGAGGCGCTGCAACTGATGAAGGAAGGCGCCAAGTGGCGGCTGTATATTCCTTCGGAGCTGGCCTACGGCGCCCGCGCCGCCGGCAGCATCCCGCCGCACAGCACCCTGGTGTTTGATATTGAGCTGTTGAAAGTACTCTAA
- a CDS encoding polyprenyl synthetase family protein, with protein MTTLPFYSAVKDDFEAVNQLIMRQLHSRVPLVEKIGHYIIGAGGKRLRPLVVLLGARACGLSDSRQHSLAAIIEFLHTATLLHDDVVDTSDLRRGRSTANALWGNAPSVLVGDFLYSRAFEMMVELGDMAIMRTLANATNVIAEGEVLQLSKVRDASTDEATYMEVIRSKTAMLFEASTHCAGLLAGASQTQTEALRQYGNALGIAFQLVDDVLDYTGDAESMGKNVGDDLAEGKPTLPLIYTMREGTAEQAQLVRQAIQKGGLEDITPIQQAVRDCGALDYTLNLARSQVDEAVELLQTLPASTYRDSLEQLARFSIDRSF; from the coding sequence ATGACTACCCTGCCTTTTTATTCTGCCGTGAAGGATGACTTCGAGGCGGTAAACCAGCTCATCATGCGCCAGCTCCACTCCCGGGTTCCGCTGGTCGAAAAAATTGGTCACTACATTATCGGTGCCGGCGGCAAGCGACTGCGCCCACTGGTAGTCCTGCTCGGTGCTCGGGCTTGCGGCCTTAGCGACTCGCGCCAACACAGCCTGGCGGCGATTATCGAGTTCCTGCATACCGCCACTCTGTTACATGACGACGTGGTCGACACGTCGGATCTGCGCCGCGGTCGCTCGACCGCCAACGCCCTTTGGGGCAACGCGCCGAGTGTACTGGTAGGCGACTTCCTTTATTCCCGCGCCTTCGAAATGATGGTCGAACTGGGCGACATGGCCATCATGCGTACTTTGGCCAATGCCACCAACGTGATCGCCGAGGGCGAAGTGCTGCAACTGTCCAAGGTCCGCGACGCCAGTACTGACGAAGCGACCTATATGGAAGTGATCCGCAGCAAGACCGCCATGCTGTTCGAGGCCTCGACCCATTGTGCCGGATTGCTGGCCGGTGCCAGCCAGACGCAGACCGAAGCCTTGCGCCAGTACGGCAATGCTCTGGGGATTGCTTTCCAGCTGGTCGATGACGTGCTCGACTATACCGGCGACGCCGAGTCCATGGGCAAGAATGTCGGAGACGATCTGGCCGAAGGCAAGCCAACACTGCCTTTGATCTACACCATGCGCGAAGGCACTGCCGAGCAGGCTCAACTGGTGCGCCAGGCCATCCAGAAAGGCGGCCTGGAAGACATCACGCCGATCCAGCAGGCGGTCAGGGATTGCGGAGCGCTGGACTACACTCTGAATCTGGCGCGCAGCCAGGTTGATGAGGCGGTTGAATTGCTGCAGACACTACCGGCTTCAACCTACCGCGATTCACTGGAACAACTGGCGCGCTTCTCGATTGATCGCAGCTTCTAA
- the rplU gene encoding 50S ribosomal protein L21, with protein MYAVIVTGGKQYKVAEGEYLKVEKLEAETGASIEFDRVLLVGNGDDVKIGAPVVEGAKVTAEVTEHGRGDKVRIIKFRRRKHHMKRQGHRQWYTEIKITGISA; from the coding sequence ATGTACGCAGTGATTGTTACCGGTGGCAAGCAGTACAAAGTCGCCGAAGGCGAATACCTGAAGGTCGAGAAGCTGGAAGCCGAAACCGGCGCCAGCATCGAGTTCGACCGCGTTCTGCTGGTTGGCAATGGTGACGACGTCAAGATCGGTGCCCCGGTTGTCGAAGGCGCCAAAGTGACTGCCGAAGTGACCGAGCATGGTCGTGGCGACAAAGTGCGGATCATCAAGTTCCGTCGTCGTAAGCACCACATGAAGCGTCAGGGCCACCGTCAGTGGTACACCGAGATCAAGATTACTGGCATCTCTGCCTAA
- the rpmA gene encoding 50S ribosomal protein L27, with product MAHKKAGGSTRNGRDSESKRLGVKLYGGQAATAGNIIVRQRGTEFHPGKNVGMGKDHTLFAKADGVIKFEVKGKFGRRYVNVVTA from the coding sequence ATGGCACACAAAAAAGCAGGCGGTTCCACGCGTAACGGCCGCGATTCAGAATCCAAACGACTTGGCGTCAAGCTGTACGGCGGCCAGGCTGCTACTGCCGGCAACATCATCGTTCGTCAGCGTGGCACTGAGTTCCACCCCGGCAAGAACGTTGGCATGGGCAAGGATCACACTCTGTTCGCCAAGGCTGACGGCGTGATCAAGTTCGAAGTGAAGGGCAAGTTCGGTCGTCGTTACGTTAATGTCGTAACCGCCTGA
- the cgtA gene encoding Obg family GTPase CgtA — protein MKFVDEVSITVKAGDGGNGCMSFRREKFIPKGGPDGGDGGDGGSIYLVADPNLNTLVDYRYTRRFNAQRGENGRGKDCTGAKGEDMELPVPVGTTVIDAGTQEIIGDLTEAGQRLLVAQGGWHGLGNTRFKSSVNRAPRQTTQGSLGELRDLKLELKVLADVGLLGLPNAGKSTLIRAVSAAKPKVADYPFTTMVPNLGVVDVGRLRSFVIADIPGVIEGAAEGAGLGTRFLKHLSRTRLLLHLVDMAPLDQSDPVEAVETIVHELGKFSPSLLLRERWLVLNKCDQLLEDEQQAILDDVVERLEWEAPVFVISAADRQGTDELAQAAMNWLEERERLMAEDEEYAAAMADLDQAIEDEARAHIQALDDRRALRKQGLLKDEDDDDFDDDDGEDGPEIIYVR, from the coding sequence ATGAAATTTGTCGATGAGGTATCCATCACGGTCAAGGCTGGTGATGGCGGCAACGGATGCATGAGCTTCCGTCGCGAAAAATTCATTCCCAAGGGTGGTCCGGATGGGGGTGATGGCGGTGATGGTGGCTCCATCTACCTGGTGGCCGACCCCAATCTGAACACGTTGGTTGATTACCGTTATACCCGCCGCTTCAACGCGCAGCGTGGTGAGAACGGTCGCGGCAAGGACTGCACCGGCGCCAAGGGCGAAGATATGGAGCTGCCGGTGCCGGTTGGGACTACGGTCATTGATGCGGGTACCCAGGAGATCATTGGTGACCTGACCGAAGCCGGTCAGCGCCTGCTGGTGGCTCAGGGTGGCTGGCATGGGCTGGGCAACACCCGCTTCAAATCGAGTGTCAACCGTGCCCCGCGTCAGACTACTCAGGGTAGTCTGGGGGAGTTGCGTGACCTTAAGCTGGAGCTGAAAGTGCTGGCTGATGTTGGGCTGCTGGGTTTGCCCAATGCGGGCAAGAGCACGCTGATTCGGGCGGTGTCTGCCGCCAAGCCGAAAGTCGCCGACTACCCGTTCACCACTATGGTGCCGAATCTGGGTGTAGTAGATGTTGGGCGGCTGCGCAGCTTTGTGATTGCCGATATTCCCGGGGTGATCGAGGGCGCGGCTGAGGGTGCGGGGCTGGGAACGCGGTTCCTCAAGCATCTGTCACGTACCCGGTTGTTGTTGCATCTGGTCGATATGGCGCCCCTGGATCAAAGCGACCCGGTTGAGGCAGTAGAGACCATTGTGCATGAGTTGGGCAAGTTCAGTCCGTCGTTGCTGTTGCGTGAGCGCTGGTTGGTGCTGAACAAGTGCGACCAGTTGCTGGAAGATGAGCAGCAGGCGATTCTCGATGATGTGGTCGAGCGTCTGGAGTGGGAAGCCCCGGTGTTCGTGATCTCGGCGGCTGATCGTCAGGGTACCGATGAGTTGGCGCAGGCGGCGATGAACTGGCTGGAAGAGCGTGAGCGTCTGATGGCCGAGGATGAGGAGTACGCCGCTGCCATGGCTGATCTGGATCAGGCCATTGAAGATGAGGCGCGTGCCCATATCCAGGCTCTGGATGATCGTCGTGCCCTGCGCAAGCAAGGGCTGCTCAAGGATGAAGATGACGACGACTTTGATGACGACGATGGCGAGGATGGTCCGGAAATCATCTACGTGCGTTGA
- the proB gene encoding glutamate 5-kinase — protein sequence MREKVTNARRWVVKIGSALLTSDGRGLDRAAMAVWVEQLVALRKAGAELVLVSSGAVAAGMSRLGWSERPKTIHEMQAAAAIGQMGLVQAWESSFQAHGLSTAQVLLTHDDLSDRKRYLNARSTLRALLDLGVIPVINENDTVVTDEIRFGDNDTLGALVTNLVEGDLLVILTDRDGLFTADPRNNPDAELVTQAMADDSKLDAMAGGSAGALGRGGMLTKLRAARLAARSGAGTVIVGGRIERVIERLQAGEVLGTLLLPEKGMLAARKQWLAGHLQTRGRLLIDEGAVKALTAGRRSLLPVGVKAVEGNFRRGEMVVCVGPDGREVARGLVNYSAQDAARIIGQPTEAISRILGYLDEPELVHRDNLVLV from the coding sequence ATGCGTGAAAAGGTAACCAACGCCCGGCGTTGGGTGGTCAAGATCGGTAGTGCCTTGCTGACCAGTGATGGTCGTGGGCTGGATCGTGCGGCCATGGCGGTATGGGTTGAGCAGTTGGTGGCACTGCGTAAGGCGGGTGCTGAACTGGTGCTGGTGTCATCGGGCGCCGTGGCCGCAGGCATGAGTCGTCTGGGCTGGAGCGAAAGACCCAAAACCATTCATGAAATGCAGGCCGCCGCCGCGATTGGTCAGATGGGATTGGTCCAGGCCTGGGAGTCCAGCTTCCAGGCACACGGTCTGTCGACCGCGCAGGTATTGCTGACCCACGATGATTTGTCGGACCGCAAGCGTTATCTGAATGCGCGCAGCACCTTGCGGGCGTTGCTGGATCTCGGGGTTATCCCGGTGATCAATGAGAACGATACCGTGGTGACCGATGAAATCCGCTTCGGTGACAACGATACCCTGGGAGCGCTGGTCACCAATCTGGTCGAAGGTGATCTGTTGGTGATTCTGACCGACCGGGACGGGTTGTTTACTGCCGACCCGCGCAATAACCCGGATGCCGAACTGGTTACCCAGGCCATGGCCGATGATTCCAAGCTTGACGCCATGGCTGGTGGCAGTGCCGGGGCGTTGGGGCGTGGCGGCATGCTGACCAAGCTGCGTGCAGCGCGACTGGCGGCACGTTCCGGGGCTGGCACGGTGATTGTTGGTGGCAGGATCGAGCGGGTGATTGAGCGGCTGCAGGCCGGGGAGGTGCTGGGCACCCTGCTGCTGCCGGAGAAGGGTATGCTGGCTGCGCGCAAGCAGTGGCTGGCCGGGCACCTGCAGACCCGTGGCCGGTTGCTGATTGATGAAGGTGCGGTCAAGGCATTGACTGCCGGGCGTAGAAGTTTGCTGCCGGTTGGCGTCAAGGCCGTAGAGGGTAATTTCCGCCGCGGCGAAATGGTTGTCTGTGTTGGTCCGGACGGGCGCGAGGTGGCACGCGGGCTGGTCAACTACAGTGCCCAGGATGCCGCCAGAATCATCGGCCAGCCGACCGAGGCGATCTCCCGGATTCTGGGTTATCTGGATGAGCCGGAATTGGTGCACCGGGATAACCTGGTGTTGGTTTAA
- the rpsT gene encoding 30S ribosomal protein S20: protein MANSPQAKKRAKQAEKRRSHNASLRSMVRTYIKNVVKAIDAKDLDKAKAAYTAAVPVIDRMADKGIINKNKAARHKSRLNAHIKAMAEAA from the coding sequence GTGGCCAACTCACCTCAAGCCAAGAAACGCGCCAAGCAGGCCGAGAAGCGCCGCAGCCACAATGCCAGCCTGCGCTCCATGGTCCGCACCTATATCAAGAACGTGGTCAAGGCCATCGACGCCAAAGATCTCGACAAAGCCAAGGCAGCCTACACCGCTGCTGTGCCGGTCATCGACCGTATGGCTGATAAGGGCATCATCAACAAGAACAAGGCCGCTCGCCACAAGAGCCGCCTGAACGCTCACATCAAGGCCATGGCTGAAGCCGCCTGA
- the murJ gene encoding murein biosynthesis integral membrane protein MurJ, with protein sequence MTDTTPNPAPDAKAPGLLRSGLVVSFMTMLSRVLGLVRDVVVANYFGSKSEADAFFIAFKIPNFLRRLFAEGAFAQAFVPVLSEYRTKRSLAEVKLLVDKVAGTLGLTLVGITALGVAGAPVLITLFAPGFHGDSEKLGLATDMLRITFPYLLLISLTALCGSILNSYNRFAVPAFTPVLLNLSMIGATLCLTPYFDQPIMALAWGVFIAGVLQLLFQLPFLAQIRLLPVPRPDRKHEGVKRIMTLMIPALFGVSVSQINLMLDTVLASFLQTGSISWLYYADRLSELPLGAFGIAVGTVILPALSRQHAGDDPKAFAATLDWAVRMVLLVGVPAALALLLLAEPLIATLFHYGAMTERDVLQSAAALRAYAVGVMTFMLIKVLAPGYFARQDTKTPVKIAIICMVANMVLNLILIWPLKHVGLALATSLSALLNAGLLWWGLRKIGVFQAQPGWPVFAVRLLLACFAMGALVLWLTPAVEQWLAWGWRQKVWHMSVLVCAGGGVYIAALLAAGLRLRHIRR encoded by the coding sequence ATGACCGATACCACACCCAATCCCGCTCCCGACGCCAAAGCTCCCGGCTTGCTGCGCTCAGGGTTGGTGGTCAGCTTCATGACCATGTTGTCGCGGGTGCTGGGACTGGTCCGTGATGTGGTGGTGGCCAACTATTTCGGCTCCAAGTCCGAAGCCGACGCCTTCTTCATTGCTTTCAAAATCCCCAACTTCTTGCGGCGGCTGTTCGCTGAGGGCGCTTTTGCCCAGGCGTTTGTGCCGGTGCTGTCGGAGTACCGCACCAAACGCAGCCTGGCTGAGGTCAAGCTGCTGGTCGATAAGGTCGCCGGCACCCTGGGGCTGACGCTGGTGGGGATTACCGCGCTGGGGGTGGCCGGGGCGCCAGTGCTGATCACCCTGTTTGCTCCAGGGTTTCATGGCGACAGCGAAAAACTCGGGCTGGCGACCGATATGCTGCGGATTACCTTCCCCTATCTGCTGCTGATCTCGCTGACCGCGCTGTGCGGCTCTATTCTCAACAGCTACAACCGTTTCGCGGTGCCGGCATTCACCCCGGTGCTGCTGAACCTCAGCATGATTGGCGCCACGCTGTGCCTGACGCCGTACTTCGATCAGCCGATCATGGCGTTGGCCTGGGGTGTGTTCATCGCCGGGGTGCTGCAGTTGCTGTTCCAGTTGCCATTTCTGGCGCAGATCAGGCTGCTGCCGGTGCCGCGTCCGGACCGCAAGCATGAAGGCGTCAAACGGATCATGACGTTGATGATTCCGGCGTTGTTCGGGGTCTCGGTCAGCCAGATCAACCTGATGCTGGATACCGTGCTGGCGTCCTTTCTGCAGACCGGCAGCATTTCCTGGCTGTACTACGCCGACCGGCTGTCCGAGCTGCCGCTGGGGGCCTTCGGCATTGCCGTGGGCACGGTGATTCTGCCGGCGCTGTCGCGTCAGCATGCCGGTGATGACCCCAAGGCCTTTGCCGCAACCCTGGACTGGGCGGTGCGCATGGTGCTGCTGGTCGGGGTGCCGGCGGCACTGGCGCTGCTGCTGTTGGCTGAGCCGTTGATTGCCACGCTGTTCCATTATGGCGCCATGACCGAGCGTGACGTGCTGCAGTCGGCGGCGGCGCTGCGCGCCTATGCGGTGGGGGTGATGACCTTTATGCTGATCAAGGTGTTGGCGCCGGGCTACTTTGCCCGTCAGGACACCAAGACCCCGGTCAAGATCGCGATCATCTGCATGGTTGCCAACATGGTGCTGAACCTGATCCTGATCTGGCCGCTCAAGCACGTCGGCCTGGCGTTGGCCACTTCGTTGTCGGCGCTGCTCAATGCCGGCTTGCTGTGGTGGGGGCTGCGCAAGATTGGGGTATTCCAGGCCCAGCCGGGCTGGCCGGTGTTCGCTGTGCGCCTGTTGTTGGCCTGTTTCGCCATGGGGGCGCTAGTGTTGTGGCTGACTCCGGCGGTTGAGCAATGGCTGGCCTGGGGCTGGCGGCAGAAAGTCTGGCACATGAGCGTGCTGGTTTGCGCCGGAGGCGGGGTCTATATTGCCGCGCTGTTGGCGGCTGGGTTGCGGCTGCGGCATATTCGCCGCTAG
- the ribF gene encoding bifunctional riboflavin kinase/FAD synthetase, producing MELVRGLHNLRPRHRGCVATIGNFDGVHAGHQTILERLRAHSQRLGLPGCVVIFEPQPREFFAPKAAPARISRLRDKLELLEAQGVDRVLCLAFNRRLRELSAEQFVQQVLVDGLGVRHLEVGDDFRFGCDRTGDFAYLEQSGQRHGFSVEAANTIIEGGERISSTRIREVLDSGDFSQAERLLGRPFSITGRVLHGQKLGRQLGAPTANIQLKRLRAPLNGVYRVSTVLDGVLLKGVANIGTRPTVEGDGRPHLEVHLFDFSGDLYGRTLTVMFHEKLRDEQRFDSLDALQAAIKADFAAARARWGL from the coding sequence ATGGAACTGGTCCGCGGCCTACATAACCTGCGGCCCCGGCATCGGGGCTGTGTGGCAACCATCGGCAATTTCGACGGTGTACATGCCGGGCATCAGACTATTCTCGAGCGCTTGCGCGCGCATTCCCAGCGTCTGGGGCTGCCGGGCTGTGTAGTGATCTTCGAGCCGCAACCACGCGAATTCTTTGCTCCCAAGGCGGCACCGGCACGTATCAGCCGGCTGCGCGACAAACTGGAGCTGCTCGAAGCTCAGGGTGTTGATCGGGTTTTGTGTCTGGCGTTCAACCGGCGGCTGCGTGAGCTCAGTGCCGAGCAGTTCGTTCAGCAGGTGCTGGTCGACGGGCTTGGGGTCCGGCACCTGGAGGTTGGTGACGACTTCCGTTTTGGCTGTGATCGCACTGGCGATTTCGCCTATCTGGAGCAAAGCGGCCAGCGCCACGGTTTTAGCGTGGAAGCGGCCAATACCATTATCGAGGGCGGCGAGCGGATCAGCAGTACCCGTATCCGCGAAGTGCTCGACAGCGGCGACTTTTCCCAGGCCGAGCGTCTGCTGGGTCGTCCATTCAGCATCACTGGCCGTGTTCTGCATGGTCAAAAGCTTGGCCGCCAGCTTGGCGCGCCGACCGCCAACATTCAGCTCAAGCGTCTGCGTGCGCCTCTCAACGGGGTGTACCGGGTCAGCACCGTGCTGGATGGGGTGTTGCTCAAAGGGGTGGCCAATATTGGCACCCGCCCTACGGTCGAGGGTGATGGCCGCCCGCACCTGGAAGTCCATCTGTTCGACTTCTCCGGCGACCTGTACGGTCGCACCCTGACCGTGATGTTTCATGAAAAACTGCGCGACGAACAACGGTTTGACTCGTTGGACGCATTGCAGGCGGCGATCAAGGCTGATTTTGCCGCAGCCAGGGCCCGATGGGGCTTGTAA
- the ileS gene encoding isoleucine--tRNA ligase: MTDYKATLNLPATDFPMKAGLPTREPEALKRLDGLYQRIREVSQGRPQFILHDGPPYANGSIHIGHAVNKILKDMIVRSKTLSGFDAPYVPGWDCHGLPIEHKIETLHGKHLEPGKTRELSRAYAAEQVEGQKADFIRLGVLGDWDNPYLTMNYANEAGEIRALGKMVEQGFVFKGLKPVNWCFDCGSALAEAEVEYQDKKSDAIDVAFAIEDTDKLAAAFGLDALPKPAAIVIWTTTPWTIPANQALNVHPEFNYALVDTGERLLVLAEELVEACLERYGLQGQVLGTCAGAALDLIRFRHPLYERLSPVYLADYVELGAGTGVVHSAPAYGEDDFRTCKQHGMSNDDILTPVQSNGVYASDLPFFGGQFIWKANPSIVAKLEELGALLKHETITHSYMHCWRHKTPLIYRATAQWFVGMDVEVGNGETLRQRALKAIEQTKFVPEWGKQRLHNMIAGRPDWCISRQRNWGVPIPFFLHKETGELHPRTVELIEQVAQRVEQGGIDAWFNLDAAELLGDEAAQYDKISDTLDVWFDSGTTHWHVMRGSHPMGHEQGPRADLYLEGSDQHRGWFHSSLLTGCAIDGNAPYRGLLTHGFTVDENGRKMSKSLGNTIAPQKVNDTLGADILRLWVSSTDYSAEMAVSEQILQRSADAYRRIRNTARFLLSNLNGFDPARDLLAPEQMLDLDRWAVDYSLRLQQEIVEAYDSYKFWNVYQKVHNFCVQELGGFYLDIIKDRQYTTQTDSVARRSCQSAMYHIAEALVRWIAPILAFTAEEIWQYLPGERNESVMLNTWYQGLTALPADAELGRTFWDQVIEVKAAVNKELENQRNAKVIGGNLQAEVTLYAEPALAATLAKLGDELRFVLITSYASVADLAEAGSDAVETELAGLKLKVVKSGHGKCVRCWHFREDVGQHAGHEEICGRCVENIDGAGEVRQHA; this comes from the coding sequence ATGACCGACTACAAAGCGACACTGAATCTGCCCGCCACGGATTTTCCGATGAAGGCCGGCCTGCCGACCCGCGAGCCGGAAGCCCTCAAGCGTCTCGATGGCCTGTACCAGCGCATTCGCGAGGTTAGCCAGGGCCGCCCGCAGTTCATCCTGCATGATGGCCCGCCCTACGCCAACGGCAGTATTCATATCGGTCATGCGGTCAACAAGATCCTCAAGGACATGATTGTCCGCTCCAAGACCCTGTCCGGGTTTGATGCCCCCTACGTGCCAGGCTGGGACTGTCACGGTCTGCCGATCGAACACAAGATCGAAACCCTGCATGGCAAACATCTGGAGCCCGGCAAGACCCGTGAGCTGAGCCGCGCCTATGCCGCCGAGCAGGTCGAGGGTCAGAAAGCCGATTTCATTCGCCTGGGTGTGCTGGGCGACTGGGATAATCCCTATCTGACCATGAATTACGCCAACGAAGCCGGCGAGATCCGCGCACTGGGCAAGATGGTTGAGCAGGGCTTTGTGTTCAAGGGGCTGAAGCCGGTTAACTGGTGCTTTGACTGTGGCTCGGCGCTGGCCGAGGCCGAGGTCGAATACCAGGACAAAAAGTCCGACGCTATCGACGTGGCCTTCGCCATCGAAGATACCGACAAGCTGGCTGCGGCCTTTGGTCTGGATGCCCTGCCCAAGCCAGCGGCGATCGTGATCTGGACTACCACACCCTGGACCATTCCGGCCAACCAGGCGCTGAACGTGCATCCTGAATTCAACTATGCGCTGGTCGATACCGGTGAGCGCTTGCTGGTACTGGCTGAGGAACTGGTCGAGGCCTGTCTGGAGCGCTACGGCCTGCAAGGTCAGGTGCTTGGTACCTGCGCCGGTGCGGCGCTGGACCTGATCCGCTTCCGTCACCCGCTCTACGAACGTCTGTCACCGGTCTATCTGGCCGACTATGTCGAACTGGGCGCCGGTACTGGCGTGGTGCACTCGGCCCCGGCCTACGGTGAAGACGACTTCCGTACCTGCAAGCAGCACGGCATGAGCAATGACGACATTCTCACGCCGGTGCAGAGCAACGGCGTCTACGCCAGTGACCTGCCGTTCTTTGGTGGCCAGTTCATCTGGAAGGCCAACCCCAGCATCGTTGCCAAGCTGGAAGAACTCGGTGCGTTGCTCAAGCACGAGACTATCACCCACAGCTACATGCACTGCTGGCGGCATAAAACTCCGCTGATCTACCGGGCCACTGCCCAGTGGTTTGTCGGCATGGATGTCGAGGTCGGCAATGGTGAAACCCTGCGCCAGCGCGCGCTCAAGGCCATTGAGCAAACCAAGTTCGTGCCCGAATGGGGCAAGCAGCGCCTGCACAATATGATTGCCGGGCGCCCTGACTGGTGTATCTCGCGTCAGCGCAACTGGGGCGTACCGATCCCGTTCTTCCTGCATAAGGAAACCGGTGAGCTGCACCCGCGCACTGTCGAGCTGATCGAGCAGGTGGCGCAGCGGGTCGAGCAGGGCGGTATCGATGCCTGGTTCAACCTGGATGCAGCCGAGCTGCTGGGTGACGAAGCGGCCCAGTACGACAAGATCAGCGACACCCTGGATGTCTGGTTCGACTCCGGCACCACCCACTGGCACGTGATGCGTGGCTCGCACCCGATGGGGCATGAGCAGGGCCCGCGCGCTGACCTGTATCTGGAAGGCTCGGACCAGCATCGCGGCTGGTTCCATTCCTCCTTGCTGACCGGCTGTGCGATTGACGGCAACGCACCCTATCGCGGACTGCTGACCCACGGTTTCACTGTCGATGAAAACGGCCGCAAGATGTCCAAGTCGCTGGGCAACACCATTGCCCCGCAGAAGGTCAACGATACCCTGGGCGCCGATATTCTGCGGCTATGGGTTTCATCCACCGACTATTCGGCTGAAATGGCGGTGTCCGAGCAGATTCTCCAACGCAGCGCCGACGCCTATCGGCGGATCCGCAATACCGCGCGATTCCTGCTGTCGAACCTCAATGGCTTCGATCCGGCCCGCGACCTGCTGGCTCCCGAGCAGATGCTCGATCTGGATCGCTGGGCAGTCGATTACAGCCTGCGCCTGCAGCAGGAGATCGTTGAAGCTTACGACAGCTACAAGTTCTGGAACGTCTATCAGAAAGTGCACAACTTCTGCGTGCAGGAGCTGGGTGGTTTCTACCTAGACATCATCAAGGATCGTCAGTACACCACCCAGACTGACAGCGTAGCGCGCCGCTCCTGCCAGAGCGCCATGTACCACATCGCCGAAGCCCTGGTGCGCTGGATTGCCCCGATTCTGGCGTTCACGGCCGAAGAAATCTGGCAATACCTGCCGGGCGAGCGCAATGAGTCAGTGATGCTCAACACCTGGTATCAAGGGCTGACTGCCTTGCCGGCTGATGCCGAACTGGGTCGGACGTTTTGGGACCAAGTGATCGAAGTCAAGGCGGCGGTCAACAAAGAGCTGGAAAATCAGCGCAACGCCAAGGTTATCGGCGGTAACCTGCAGGCCGAAGTGACGCTGTACGCCGAGCCCGCACTGGCCGCGACCCTGGCCAAGCTGGGCGATGAGCTGCGGTTTGTGCTGATCACCTCCTACGCCAGCGTGGCTGATCTGGCCGAGGCCGGTAGCGATGCGGTAGAGACCGAGCTGGCCGGACTCAAGCTCAAGGTGGTCAAGAGCGGGCACGGCAAGTGTGTGCGCTGCTGGCACTTCCGCGAAGATGTCGGCCAGCATGCCGGTCATGAGGAAATCTGTGGCCGCTGTGTCGAGAATATCGACGGCGCTGGCGAGGTGCGTCAGCATGCCTGA
- the lspA gene encoding signal peptidase II, whose product MPDTRRGSLLWLWLSALVIVLDLSTKWLADSTLQMYQQVPVIPGLFSFTLAYNPGAAFSFLADSGGWQRWFFIAVAVGVSVLLVIWLARLAREKWLEAMALALILGGALGNLYDRVVHGHVVDFILVHWQQSWFFPAFNIADSAITVGAVLLIADMFWPRKKTA is encoded by the coding sequence ATGCCTGATACCCGGCGTGGCAGCTTGCTGTGGCTGTGGTTGTCGGCTCTGGTGATCGTCCTCGACCTGTCGACCAAATGGCTGGCTGACAGCACGCTGCAGATGTACCAGCAGGTGCCGGTGATTCCGGGGTTGTTCAGTTTTACTCTGGCCTACAACCCGGGCGCCGCGTTCAGCTTCCTGGCTGACTCCGGTGGTTGGCAGCGCTGGTTCTTCATCGCCGTGGCGGTGGGGGTCAGCGTGCTGTTGGTGATCTGGCTGGCCCGGCTGGCCCGGGAAAAATGGCTGGAGGCCATGGCGCTGGCGTTGATCCTGGGCGGCGCACTGGGCAACCTGTATGACCGCGTAGTGCATGGGCATGTGGTGGACTTTATCCTGGTGCACTGGCAGCAGAGCTGGTTCTTCCCGGCCTTCAACATTGCCGACAGCGCGATTACCGTTGGCGCGGTGCTGTTGATCGCCGACATGTTCTGGCCACGCAAGAAAACCGCCTAA